A region of the Fulvia fulva chromosome 7, complete sequence genome:
AGAGCATCCTGGAGGCAGATCAAGATTAGCTCGGGATCCGACGATCTGATCGTGCTGCACTGCCCTAACGGGTCTGAAGTGGGCCGCAGCTCTGTCCATGGCAAAGGAGGTATTGCTTTGGGAACAGCTCTGGACCAGGCTGAGTTCATTATCCTCCGCAATGATGGCTATGTCCACAAGTGGTGTAATCTCGGTGGGGACGGACAACGTAGGAGCGCCTCCGGTGATGACTTTGGTGATGGCTTCAATGGCGGTTTCGGGTTTCGGAGATAGGAGCGCGACATGAGAATCATGGCGCAGTACTTGGCCCCGGAGACAGGGCCAAAGAGGTACGCAGCGATGGTTTGTAACATAGCAGGATGGATGGCTTGTTGTCAGTACCTCTTACCCGCTTCTATATTAATGCGGCGACCCGGTCCAATCGAAGATATGACGACACTAAGATTGCTATGCTCTCAGGCTGGACCAACAACGATCATCATTAGCACATGATCATGATCATCCGAGTGACAAGGTTGCGCCGTTTGCTTGTTCCAAGCTCCTGGCCCCTGACTTCAGCAACATCACCTCTTCACTTCTAGCTACAATAGCAGAAGTCTAACACCACCATCAAAGATAGCTACAGGGAGAAGTCCACCGCTACCCGATACCAACGACATCCAAGGTACGCCATACATAATTGCATTTGAGCATTCGCGGGCTAACCTATAACATAGATGGCCGCCGCTCGAGTTTTCGCAATACCAGAACTACTCGAGTTGATCCTGAAGAACGCCAATCCTGTCCAGCTCTTCGCCCTCCAACGCGTCAACACAGCCTCCAAGGATGTCATTGCCGACTCGAAGCTCATACGCCGCCGGATGATACTAGAGCATACCAAGAACGACATGTCCACAGCCATGACGCTCCTCCGCGACAAAGCTGTCTTGCGCGCTCTTCCTCCCTTCTCTAACTTCAGCATCTACAAACGGACGTCCCTGAGCGGTGGGTCACTCATCATCATCTACCTAGAGTTCGAGTGTGAGTGGTTCGAAGCCAACAGAGAGTCGCCCCCGACGCATCTATTCAGCAAACACCCAAGATGCGCCTCCTGGCGGCGCATATGTGTCGGCAAAGCTTCCGAGAATGCCGTCACGTTGAAGTGCCCATTTAGGACACTGGCTAAATGGGACGGTGCGTTGTGTGAGGAGATCACGTTGGGCGGAGTCATGGATCTAGCCGAGAGCGCGATTTGGCAAGAATGGGACCGCAACGAGCATCAGTTTTGCGAACACATGGACGGCGGATGTGACTCGATATATGACTCAATGCTGTTCTAAGCATGACAGACACTCCAGTCATGGTGAGCACGTGGAGTCACAGGCATGGTCAAGCAAACATTCCCGCCTCAAGCCTAATACCAGCTGTAACTTCTACCCACAGTAGCTAGATCCCCTCAAGCAATAACCCCAACCCGATCAAAATCAGGCGCATACTGCGTACTCCCACTCAACCCACTAATCCTAATCGTATTCGTCCCCGTCGTACTGAACCCACTCAACCTCACCAGATGGTTCTTCGCCACATCCTTATCCCAATTATACCCCGTCAACGGGAACAGCACGCTCTGTCCCGCACCACCATTCACACTAATGCTCGCCCCCCTGACGTTCAACCCATTGCTCTGGCTACCCGTAGGATCGAACAAATACCCAACCTCACAGTCAAGATAATCAAATCGCACATCTTGCGTAGCCTGACTCGTCCTAATCCCGCTGAGAGTCAGGCTGCCACCGGTATTGGTGATGAAGCCGACTTTGGTGGAGCCGGAGCAGCCGGAACAAGGTTGGGTGTTTGCGCCGCCGACGAGGGTGCCGGACTCGGCTTCGATCCAGGTGAGTTTTGGGGCGGCGGTGGTGAGAGTCTTGATCTGGCTGAGACGGAGTGGGAGGGAGCCGTGAGCGCCGACTTGGGCGGAGAAGGATTTGACGTTGGCGGTTGTGCGGCCCGTCCAGAGGTTTTTGACGGTTGCGGTGTCGATGCCGAGGGTGCTGAAGTCGATGGAGAGGGAGCGGGCTGTGTTTGATTGGTCGAGGAGGAGGACTGCGCGGTCGCCGTTGGCGAGGGGACCGGCGTAGACGTCGCGGTCGTTGGTGAAGCGTTGGATGAGGACGGCTGGTTTGCCGAGGGAATCTTGGTTGATGGCGATCAGGTCCTTGTTTGAGAGGATCTCAGCGGTCCTGGCGGACATTGTAGGCACGGCGGTGGAGATCATGAGGGCGCTCTTGAACATAGCCCACACTGCGAAGTGGCTGGCCTGCTCGGCATCGGACATGCCAGGGTTACCGACTTCGAGGAGATCCATATCAGAGAAACGACCAGGTCCATTGAGGCCTCTGAGATTGACGTTGATGTCCTCGTTCAGGATTCGCATGACATTTGCCCAGCCCTGAGCAATGTCATCGGACACACGGAAAGAATTGGCAATAGGTGGTATCCACTCAGCTGGTCCATGCAGACCAGTCGGACTGCTGTAAGGAGTACCCCATTGACAGATGAGCATACCCTTGATGCCCACATCCTGCTGAGCCTTGGACCAGGCACCGAATCGTGCAGGGAAATCGGATCGTGCATCCTTAGGCGCGTTGTTATCACTGCCCTCGATATAGCAGTTGTCGACCTTCATATAATCGACATTCCACCCCGCGAACTGCAAAGCGTCCTGCCTCTCAAACCCAAGCGAGCCTGGACGAAGCCCATCCGCTGCCGACCTGGTATCACAAGAGAACTTCCCCTGGTCGGTGTACATGCTCCACCGCATGCCAAGACTTCTGGCTTTCTTGCTCAGGGGAGCAATGCCATTGGGAAAGACGCTTGCATCGTAGGTGAGCGATCCGTTAGACTGTCGATTGAAGCCTTGCCAGCCACAGTCGAGCTAAATATGGCTGTCAGATATTATTGCTAAGGTGCTGGTCATGGGTGCTCATACCTGGAAGTATCTGTACCCCAGTGCTGGAAAGCCTCGGTCTGCAAAGGATTGCATGGTGCTGTTCATGTAGCCCTCGTTCGGTGAACAGCCCACGTCGTTGTAGGTGTTGAAGCCCATGACAGGCGTCCTCCCGAAGCCATTGTCGAGAGCAAGTGCTCCTCCAGCACCTACAGCAATCAGACTAGCCAACGTGGTAATTGATGCCATCTTGAAGTTGTGGTCCTACGTCCAGCATCACAGCTGCACGATGGTTGGCCGTGATCTTATAGTTTTCTGGCATGCCGGTTAATGGCCAGCAAAAGTGTCATGGAACCTCCGTCGTGCTCTTAGCATCAAGTATGTTTGACATTAGCGTTCGTGTTCCTGTGCAAGATGCGGAGGTAGTGGAGAAGTGGAGACATTGTGTCGGGATAACGCCACACTCATTGGCGGAACATTACTGTTCCTGCCGTGCCGTGCCAAGAGAATGAATGATCGCAGGTTGCCTGACACCCTCTCTGCAGAGCCCAGAAGCGGCAATAGCCGTCCAAGGCGTGCCTCCTGTCGCTTCTCAACAGCTCTATAATCTCATCATGCATCGCCAATTCCAGAGTCCAGTCCCATTGATGCATGATTTCCCAAAATACATCTTTAGAAGCTGAACAACCCACTCCTCCTCTTGCCAAGTGGATACACCACCAAAGCGCTCAAAAACAATCCAACAGTAATGCCAATAGCAATCTGTATCATGCTGCTCGCGACCCCAAAAACAATATAGCTTGAACCTGTTCCCAAGCCCATCGGGTCAGCAGTGGTGGTGTTAACTGCGGATGTGACGTTGTTAATCTCGTTCGCAACCTGTAACCCACTCAAAAGTCCTCCAGTACTCGCCAGGCCTCCAGGCACCTGCGTGAAAATTGCCGGGATCAAGATCGCTGCAGCGACTCCATGTCGAAACCTGGAGTAAAGGTTGGCCAAAGCACCGACAGCAAACGCACCAAGCGTGCTGGCGATCTGAGGGCTGGAGTTGAAGCGTTTGCTGCTGTAGGAGTTCACGACGTAGCCGGCAAATGCTACCAAGACCATGACTGGCATTTGCCTCCACTTAGCCTGGTACAGCATGCTGATGCATAGCACGAAGAAGGGGACGAAGATGAAGCCATATGTTCCAGGCATTGGTGCTTTGCAGGTGAGTTCGGAGGTTGCATTGTTGTCGATCATGCCGTAAAGTGCTGCGCCCAAGGTAATGCCAAAGCCAAGAAGGAGGGAGTAGATTACGCCGTAGACGATTCTGATGGAGCCAGCGACGATCGACTTGGCTTGGAGCTCAAGCGAGGAAGACACTAATGGGTTGCATTAGCTTTGAAGGTGACAGTCGCGAGATGGGGAGTGACTTACAGAACATGTACCCTGGCAGCAGCATGACAATACCAGCCTGTGCCAAAGCCGAGAAACAGAACAGATCACCGCCTCGTATGCTTCCAAACGCTCTTGCCAAAAAGCTGATCAACACCGTCGCGCTCACTTCAAAGACATTGCTGTAAAGCGGTGACATCGGCGCAACGATTAGCTGCAGTGCTCCGACTACGCATCCAAAACAGAAAGATAGCGGTAGATCGATAAGTCTTGCGTCGAAGGAAAAGGGCGCTGCGGTGACACTCGTGAGGCCGAAGACGAGCACACGAAGCCAAGGATGGAACTTGGCCTTCTTCACCATGAGGTCCTCAAGTTGGGCAGTGGCATCTTCGACGCCAATGACATCGTGAATCACTTCTTTGTAGATCCGATGGACGTCTTTCAGCCTGCCCAGGTCGATACCTTGTGTTAGTCGTACCAGCTTCACCTCGGTGGTATGTGTTTCGGCGTCGTCGAAAGATATGATCATGCATCCAGGGATGTAGAGGAACTGAGCTTCGATCTGCAGCGCTCGTGCGGTCATGGTGAGGTACTCCTCTAACCGGTGGGTCGGCGCGCCGTAGAGCATCAACGCGCGGCAACACTTGAGGATGAACTCTCGCCTGGCCACGATCCCTGCTATGTGTTGTTTCACATGTGCTTCTTCTTGGTTAAAGAATTGGCTAAAGCGACTAGCCAAGCTATGATCCCGCTTATGATGGCGAGGCTTCTTAATACCATCTTGTGGTTGAGCAGGCTTAGCAAGGTTGGTAGAAGCTCCGATCAGGGTCGCCAATGTATCCTGGGAGGCGTTCTGGTCGTACCATTTCCTGCGTTCCGGTGTCGTCGATACAGTCTCGACATCGGAAGGAGAGCGCCGATGTTTCGGGCTTGCATGTTTGGATGAGGACGCCAGTCCTTCTCGTATTGATTGGAAGTCTGGCTGCTTGTACAACTTCAGCATCTGCCCTAGCACACCTCCACGATAGCGCTCAGGTGCTGGCACGTGGTACAAGCCATCGACAGAGGTGTTGTAAATCTCGTTGGAATCGGTCTTCGGCTTCTCCTCAGGCTTAGTGGTGTCTGTAGAATCAGACGTGCCTAATGCTTCACCAGCCTCAGCTGTAGGTTTCTGTGCCTCCACTTCGACAGAGGCTCCATCTTGAAAGGAAATCGCGGTTTGTGCAGTTCCATACTGCTCGTCCGAAGCCTGTGTTTGCTCCCCGAGTGGCTGCAGGGCGATATCTTGCTGGTTACCTAGAAGGTTGTAATCGCTGTCTCcagatgatgatgatgatgagaTCGACTCAAACGATGACCTTGCAGAAATGCTAGGTGTGTCGCGCCAAACAGTGTTAGCCAAGGCATGACCTCGACTTTGTGCAGCGGCTGCAGCACGGTCTCGTGGACAGTTGGGATCGTCTTCTGGTCGTCCAGATGGCGATGGCTCCCGAGATGGTCCTCGAAGGATAGATGGTGGCCTTGGGGACAAGCTGGTTCGATGTTGAGGCCGTGTTCGAGGTGGACTATGTGGCAATGGCGGTACTTCTGTTGCTCTCGACGTGACTCTTACACGCGCTCTTCGCTGCTTAGCCTCAGGCTCATTTGGCTTCTTCACGTCCGGATCGTCGTCCTGTTCGCCCGGATTTGATGATTGCGATGGTCCGTCCATTGTGTGGATATGTGTCGATGGCAGGAACGCGCAAAGTGAAGGAGCAAGTGTTGATGTTTCCGTGGCAAGGCCATGATGATGAGCTACTGACAGGCTTATACATGTAGCAAACTGCAGTACGAAACAGTGATACAAACCTTCTCCGTATACCAGGATCTGATGCCCGGAATGGAGACAGTTACGTGTGTACCTGAACGGCACGCACGGTACCTGGATTCGCTATACACAAGGGGTTTAGTGCATCGAAGAACGTGGCGAAAAAGAATCCGCTTTCGTGTACCCCGTGACTCATGTAATACTTCACTTACTTAACGTTTACTACCCCAGCGTGCCCAGAGCCTTATATAGCAGTAATGAGACGTCGAGCTGTTGTATAACATGGAAGGAAGTAGCACATTTGGGCATTCGAACTGCAAGACGATGCCTCTGCACGTTGCGACACCAGACATTCTCGCCAAGTCGTGATCCGGTCTCTGGGAAGTGGGAAGATGCCGAGAAGTGCCGGGCCGGCAGATGACTCCCGAGAGCCGCCAGACAGGCAAGATCCTGCCCATCGACATCTTTGAGGTCCAGACTCAAACACCCGGGCACCCGGGCACGTTGATGAGGCGATTTACTTTGACGCCCGTGGGATGAAACGTTTGCTTCGCGGCTTGCCGACTCTAAACTGGGACGCCGAAACCGACGTCCTCGGAGACATCCCGAGACGCCGATGACACGGCTTCAATACCACGTGAATACCACTGCAGTGCCGAACTCAACAGCAGCTGTGAAACGGCATTGTGTACATCGAGTCTCAAGCTCACATTGGCGATATTCGTTTGGTCTCCACAGTCAGCTTGAAACGTTGCGTTTCAAGACGGAACTCTATTCATAGATCAGAGATCTGACCACGTACTGTACCATGCCGCGGCATGCGCGCGCGAGCTATCAAGGACTTCGCTCCATTGCGAATTGCCGCAACCCTCGCCGGGACGATCGAGACTCGGGGCTGCTTGAGAGTGTGTTAGTAGAACACACAATCGGAACGGAGGAAGTCCATCAACGGTTCAGTCCATATCTGGCTTGCCAGCTTCATGTCGCGGCAGGAGCACGTATAATAATCTACAGCCTCGTGCCCATGTTGACATGCACAGCTTTCACTTGCGAGTATGCTTCAAGACCAGCCTCGCCGAGCTCTCTGCCAATGCCACTCTGCTTGACGCCTGCAATACTTGTCAGTCGAAAATCTCGATTGCCTGTGTGTTTGACTTACCTCCAAATGGAATCCGAGGATCACAGTCTTGGCTGCTGTTGATCCATACCATGCCAGCTTCAATCTCTGCTGCCACTCTGTGCGCCCGAACAAGATCTTGGGTGAACACAGAGGAGCCGAGACCGTAAGTAGTGTCGTTGGCGCGGCGGATTGCTTCCTCTTCGTCTTTGAATCGCGAGATGACAACGACAGGTCCGAAGATCTAGCAAGAAATATTAGCTGTGCATTTCATGCACGACAAAGCTCCAC
Encoded here:
- a CDS encoding putative alpha-galactosidase D, giving the protein MASITTLASLIAVGAGGALALDNGFGRTPVMGFNTYNDVGCSPNEGYMNSTMQSFADRGFPALGYRYFQLDCGWQGFNRQSNGSLTYDASVFPNGIAPLSKKARSLGMRWSMYTDQGKFSCDTRSAADGLRPGSLGFERQDALQFAGWNVDYMKVDNCYIEGSDNNAPKDARSDFPARFGAWSKAQQDVGIKGMLICQWGTPYSSPTGLHGPAEWIPPIANSFRVSDDIAQGWANVMRILNEDINVNLRGLNGPGRFSDMDLLEVGNPGMSDAEQASHFAVWAMFKSALMISTAVPTMSARTAEILSNKDLIAINQDSLGKPAVLIQRFTNDRDVYAGPLANGDRAVLLLDQSNTARSLSIDFSTLGIDTATVKNLWTGRTTANVKSFSAQVGAHGSLPLRLSQIKTLTTAAPKLTWIEAESGTLVGGANTQPCSGCSGSTKVGFITNTGGSLTLSGIRTSQATQDVRFDYLDCEVGYLFDPTGSQSNGLNVRGASISVNGGAGQSVLFPLTGYNWDKDVAKNHLVRLSGFSTTGTNTIRISGLSGSTQYAPDFDRVGVIA